The genome window ACATACCAGAACAAATTTTAGCATTACTAAAACGTACCTATCGCGAAAGGAGCGAACACCACATGAGAAAAAAGCAGGACGCCCTTGATTATCACTCCATAGGAAGAAAAGGCAAGATCGAGGTAATTCCGTCAAAACCATGCCTTACCCAGCGCGATCTCTCCCTTGCCTACTCACCCGGCGTAGCCGAGCCTTGTCTTGAAATCGAAAAGAACCCCGAAGATGTCTATACATATACCGCCAAGGGAAACCTGGTGGCTGTGCTGTCAAACGGCACGGCCGTGCTCGGTCTCGGTGACATCGGCGCCTTGGCCGGCAAGCCGGTCATGGAGGGTAAAGGTGTTCTCTTCAAGCGTTTTGCCGATATAGATGTCTTCGACATCGAAGTGGACACCAAGGACGCTGACGAAATAATCAGAGTCTGCCAGTTGCTGGAACCGACCTTCGGCGGCATCAACCTTGAGGACATCAAGGCCCCGGAATGCTTTTACATCGAGGAAAAGCTCAAGGAGACCATGAACATTCCGGTCTTCCACGATGATCAGCACGGCACCGCCATCATCTCCGGCGCAGCCCTCATCAATGCCCTTGAACTGGTCGGAAAGAAGATCGAAAACATCAAGATCGTGGTCAACGGCGCCGGTGCCTCCGGCATCGCCTGCGCCCAGATGGCGGTTGAACTTGGTGCGCGGAAGGAAAACATCATCCTCTGCGACACCAAGGGTGTCATCTACAAGGGACGTACCGCCGGCATGAACGAGTACAAGGAGCGCTTCGCCGTTGAAACCGAAGACCGCACCCTGGAAGATGCCTTCAAAAACGCCGACGTGGCCTACGGCCTCTCCAGCAAGGGTGCCTTCACCCCCGAAATGGTCCGGGACATGGCGCCCAACCCGATTATCTTCGCCATGGCCAATCCCGATCCAGAAATCACCCCCGAGGAGGTGGCGGCAGTCCGTGCCGACGCCATCATGGCAACCGGTCGTTCCGACTATCCCAACCAGGTGAACAACGTTCTGGGTTTCCCCTTCATCTTCCGTGGCGCACTCGATGTGAGGGCCACCACCATCAACGAGACCATGAAGAAGGCGTGCGTGCTCGCCCTGGCCGAACTTGCCAAGGAAGACTGCCCGGACTCGGTCTGTCGGGCGTACGGCAACAAAAAATTCGCCTACGGACGCGAGTACATCATTCCGAAACCCTTTGACCCCCGGGCGCTCCTGAGGGTGGCGCCTGCCGTTGCCAGGGCTGCCATGGAATCGGGGGTTGCCCGCCAGCCCATCGCCGACATGGAAAAGTATGTGGAGCACCTGGAAACGCTCCAGGGCAAGGCCAAGGAGACTCTACGCCTCATCATCAACAAGGCGAAGACCGATCCCAAGCGGGTCGTTCTCCCCGAGGGAGAGAATGAAAAGATCCTCCGGGCCGCACAGGTGATGATCGAGGAGGGGATCGCCTATCCGATCCTTCTGGGCAATCGGGAGGAGATCCGCAAAAAGATCGAGGAGCTCAACCTTGACCTTAATGGCGGCGTCACCATCATTGACCCGGACGACAGCCCCGACACCGAGCGCTACTCCCAGGCCCTGTTCGAGCAGCGGCAGCGGAAAGGGATCACCCTGTCCGAGGCCCGCCGCATGATCCGGCGCCGGGGCCGCACCTATTTCGGCTGCGAGATGGTCTGCCACGGCGATGCGGACGCCCTGCTCTCGGGGATCGATGCCCATTACCCAGACATCATTCGCCCTGCCCTTGAAGTGATCGGCAAGCAGGAAGGGCTTTCCAGCGTCCACGGGCTGTATCTGATGGTCTTCAAGCGGGGAATCTTCCTGCTGGCCGATACCACGGTCTGCATCGAGCCCACCGCGGAGGAACTGGCCGAAACCGCCATACTGGCGGCCGAGAAGGCGCGGCTTCTGGATCTCGACCCGCGCATCGCCATGCTTTCCTTCTCCAACTTCGGTTCCGTCAATCATCCCCAGGCGCTCAAGTGCAAGCGGGCGGTGGAGATCGTCAAGCAGCGGGCGCCCGAACTGATGATCGACGGCGAGATGCAGGCCGACACCGCCGTGGTGCCCGACATTCTGGAGGCCCACTATCCTTTTGCCACTCTCAAGGGGGGGGCAAATGTCCTTATTTTCCCCGACCTGAACTCGGGCAACATCAGCTACAAGCTTCTTACCCGCCTCGGCGGCGCCGATGCGATCGGGCCGATTCTCATGGGGATGAAAAAACCGGTACACGTGCTGCAGCGCGGCGACGACGTCATGGATATCGTCAACATGGCAGCCATTGCCGTTGTCGACGCGCAAAACAACTAAGCGCCAACATATGGAAATGACAAAGGGGGCCCTCGGCCCCCTTTTTTTGTCGCAAAATCCGAAAGGTAAACGAGAAATCGGGTTGTCACGGCCTTAGGGAAAAAGGTAGAATGACCACGTACCACATCCATTCCGCCTGGGAGCCAGCCCATGGACCAGTTGACACAGACAAGACGAAGCGATGCGCCGATGCTCTGGACCATCGCCCTCTCTCTTGCATTGCACGGAGCGCTCTATTCCGTGACGTCACTCCTGCCGCGCCACGTGGCTGGCGTGGAAGGGATGCAGGTTGTTTCCGTGGACCTGTCCGGCAGCGAGATTCGCCCTGTTGCACCATCACCGCCGGACAGCCTGCCAGCTCCCGTACCCGAACCTGTTGTTGCCAGCGACATGAGCCTGCCGGTGGAAAACGAGCAACCGCCCGCCGAAGAAGCTGCGCCGCCGCCCCGGGCGGTTGAGCCGCCGCCATCGCCGGTGGTGCAGGCGCCTCCCTCGCCCCTTTCGCTGGGCATGTCCCGCGGCTTTTTCCGCGGCATAGCCGAAGGCGAGTCCCTGAGAAGCGATGTCCGTGAATATTACTTCACGCTTCTGGAAACCATAAACGAACGGTGGTGGACGGTTGCGAGCGCGTCGGGAATGGAACTGGGCCGCTCGGAGGCGATGCTGACCATTGTGATGAAGAAAAGCGGTGAGATGGTTGACGTGCAGTTGGTGAAGAGTACGGGGAGCCCGGCCTATGACCGGTTGATTCTCCAGGCGGTTCAGGCGGCCAACCCCTTGCCTCCCCTGCCTGACAGCTATACCAGCGAGCTGTTTCTGGCGCCGGTTCGCCTTGTGGCGCCCCGGGGACTGCTCTTTTCGTAACCAGCGTTACGGGGGTTCCTCAAGGTCCACGAGATCCACATCGGCAAAACCGTCGTGGTCCAGGTGCTCCAGCTTGCCGGCCGTGTCACGGAAAGCGGGGTCGATGTCGGCAATCTTGCGATATTCGGCAAGGGCCTTATCCACGTCCCCTTTCTGCTCGTGGGTAAGGGCCAATTCATAGGTCAGACAGAGAAACTCCTCCGGCGAAAGCTCCGACAGCATCAGCCCCGAACTGAACAGCTCCTCAGCCCTTCCCGGTTCACCCTTGTCCCGGTAACATATCCCCTGAAGCGTGATGCAATCCACGAGGCGGCGAGGGTCTTGCGACGCGGCCTTGAACTCGGCAATAGCATCGTCGTACAGCCCCATTTCCTTGTAGGCGATGCCAAGGTTGTACCGGGTTTCGGTGTCACCCTGTTCGAGCTGCTCACCCACCCCTTTCTTGAATGCCGAAAAAAAGCCGTCAAGACCATATTTGTCCCCCTTAGAACCGGAGGGCGGCGATACGAACGGTGGAGACGGCACAAGATCGTTCAGTTCATCCTCAGTGAAATCAAGGGACGAGCCGTCCGGTAATGAAGCTGCCTCGTTTTCGGGGCCGGCAAGCCAATCGGTCGATTCGTCCGGCACGGAAACTTCGAGCTCGATCTCTTCAAGGTCGGCATCGCCGTCGACTTCAAGCCCGATCTCAACCTCTTCTTCCCACAAGGATTCATCGGAATCGAAGTCGACTTCCGCCGCACAGGCAACGGGAGATTCAGGGACAGCGGGCGAGCCATCCGGCGAGGGTGCCGAATTTTCAGAAAACGATGCGGGTTCCTGCTCCTGTTCTCCGGCAACCGCACCATCCTCGTCGGCTGTCCCGCGAACCCTGCGCAGCCCTTCGGTAATGGCCCCGTTATCGGGAGCGATCTCCTGGAGCGACAGGTAGAACTGTTCAAGGGTCTCGGGCTCCTGGCTGAGGAATTCGGCCTCAAAGCGCTTCAGGAGTCCGAGCGCCTCATCCACATCACCCCGATGACGCAGACAGAACAGGAGCCCTTTGCAGGCGGTAAGCTCTCCGGGGTAGTTGAGCACGATGCGGTTGTATGCATCCGAAGCGGTTTTCAGGTCGCCCGCTGCCCGGGAAGCGTCGGCCAGGAGGTAGAGTGCGCGCGGATTGAAGCGCTCGTCGTCCACGAACTGCTTCAACAGGGGGAGAGCGGCCCCATGGTTGCCGGCGGCCAGTTCATCTTCGGCCACCATGAGGAGAAACTCCTTCCGTTGCGGAAAGAGCTGCCCGATCCGTTCGCAGATGCGTCCGTAGGCAGCGGCATCGCCCCGCGCTCTGATTTCGCGGGCCAGGGTGGTAAACTCCTGATAGGCTTCATCTGTCTGGCCGATCTTGTTCCGGGTGTCGGCCAGCTTCAGGCGGATAGTGATGTTCTCCCGGTCCAGGGAGTGCATGCGCTCCAGGACCTTCACCCCTTCACGGAGTTGCCCGCTCTTTTCGTAGACCTCGTAGACTGCCTTGTATTCGGCCAGGGCATTGCCGACAAGTCCCTGCTTTTCATTGAGGGTGGCAAGGGTGAGGGATGTGCCGAATTGGCGGGATCAATCTTCTGGATCTGCTTGTAGACTGCGATCGCCTTAAGGAAGAAACCGTTGTCGGCGTAAAACTTGCCGATGACTTCGAACTCCCGCAAAGCCTCGCCCTTCCTGTTGGTGCGGACCAGCAGTTCGGCGTACTTCTGCCGAACCCGCACATCCTTGGGGTCAAGTGTTACCGCTTGCTCGTATTCACGGATAGCCCGGTCGACCTGTCCCTTGATAAGGAACTTCTGGGCACTGTCGAGATGTTTATCTTTCTTGGAGCTCACCGTCCATCCGTTGTCTGGGAAGGTCAAAAAACATGTACTTGTAACCTAAAGGAAAGAGTGTACCTTGTCAAGCCCGGACGCCCCGTGAAATGGCGTAATTGCATGCACTATGGGCTGCTTTCATGCTTTCCGCCGATGTCTTTGATCAATCGCTCAAGGCGTCGGATCTCATCCGGGGTGAGACGCCGGTCGTGGTAGACCGCTCCACTGTAAACGGCAACGAACTCCGTTGCCGCCGGATCGTCCAGCTCCGCGACGATTTCAGACAGTCCCTGCGAGGGATCCGGGCTCCGGGGAAGGCCGTGGCAGCGGGCAAGCCTGGTCAGGAAGCGCTTCATGAGCCGCTTCTCCCTGCCGGCAGGCCTGTGACGGCGAGTAACCAAGACGCCACCCAACGCCGCCAGGGCCGTGATTGTCACCGCCGTGACCAGGCGTGCATCCCTCGGCATGCGCAGCCCTTTGAACCGGCTGTTTGCCGTCCGGACAAGCTCGACCTGTTTCTGGAGATCATAGGTGATGACCACCTGAATCCAGAGATAGGAGAGCGAGTCGACCATGCGGGTCATTCTGCCGAGCATGCCGGGCCTGGAGGCTTCACCCACCCGGTCGAAGTTGACGGCAAAGGCGCTCGGGTCGATCATGACCCAGCCGCGGCCGTCTATGAACGCTTCCACCCAGACATGGGCGCGGTCTTCAGTGACCAGATAATAGCCGGCCAGTTCGTTATATTCCCCGCCGTAGTAGCCTCCCACCAGCCTCGCCGGCACGCCCGCCACCCGTAAGAGCCGTGCGAACGATGATGCAAAAAACTCGCAGTGCCCTTTTTTACTGCCAAAGAGAAAGGCATCGACCGGATCGTCCGCGACCGGAAGCCCTGTGGTGGCGTAAGAGAATCCGGCATCACGAAACCACGCCTCGATCCTGTCGAGCCTGGCCGCATCGTCCGCTGCACCAACGGCCAACCGGCGCGCCAGGTCAACGGTTCGGCCGGAGATCCGCTCGGGCAGCTTCAGGTAGTGATTTCGGTCCACCGTCCCCCTGACGGCGATAGTGTCGGACACCACCGACTGCACCTCATACCTGATCCGTCCCCCCGGACGTCCCCGATTGACAAAGGTACCATCGTTGGCCTGCCTGCTCCGGACTCCGTCCATGCGAATCGGCATGTTGAGTCCCACCAGGTAGGTGGTGCGCGAGGGCTCGGGATAGATCACCTGCCGCACGGCCCTTCCTTGCGGCTGGGCGGGTGAATCCGCAGTCGGGGTCGCCCCGCGCACCCATCCGGTGGGGGTCGCCGTATCCAGGACCAGCCCCCGCCAATACAGCGCATTCCGCTCCAGCCTCTCGCATTCGGCCCTGAACGCGACGGTGTGGGCAGCGGCGACGCTGGAGGACGTGCCCGGCTCCACGCGCTCGCTGAGCCCCGTTGTTATCTCGCCCGGGGCATTCAGAAAACTGAGGAGCGGAAACTGGGGCCGCGGCAGGATGGCGAAAAAAACGAGCAGAAGCGGCAGCGACGCGGCGGGCATGGCAAGGGCCGCCGCGACCACGCGCCTGAGCGCGCGGGAGGTGAGGCTGATGCCTTCGTCGACGCTATGAAAGGCCAGAAGAACGAGCGCGATAGCGATAAGGGCCAGCAGGAGCGTCAGATAGAGCAGAAACAGGGCGCTCAGACTGAAGAGCGATGACCCTGCCAGGAGGAAAAGGGCAAGCGCGAATATCTGGAGAAGGTTTCGCGGACTCTTTTCGTTGACCAGTCGCACCGCCAGCAGCATGACGAGGAAGTTCACGACCGGCGCTGCCGGATTGGAGCGGCTCCACTGGAGTAAGTACGCCGCAAAGGCGACGACTGTGAACAGTGTCGCCGGAATGCCGGCCAGAGGATGCCGTCCCCGGCGATCAAATGCGATGCCCAGCGCCAGGGCCAGCGGGGCCGCGAGTCGCGCTGGCCAGTCCGCATGGAGCACGACGGGGAGATACCCGAGAACCGCCACGAGGTAGGCGAGAATGGTGATAACGGTCTTAACGGAAACCATGGAGTGCCAGTTCCGTGAGCAGTCTGAGCCGATGGGCGCGCGAAGTATCAGGGGGTATGGTCCGTCCGCCGACCGAGAGACCAACGGGACGGTTTGCCCGGATGGCCCGGTTTACGAGCCAGACCCCGCACCGGAGGCGCTCCTCGCGGTCACTGCCCGGCAAGCGGTCCGGATCGAGGATGATCGGCTCGTCCGCAACAGCGGTCATCCCTTTCACCTTCAGAGAACCGTGGCGTGCCGAAAGGCGCCAATGGATCAACCTGAACGGCTCCGTGCCCGTATAGTCGGAAATCCGGTCCACTTCCCCTTCGTAACCGGGGGAAAGGCTCTCGCGCCCCCCTCTTCCCGCCTGCTCCGGCAGAACGGGAAAACCGGCGCATGGAAGGGGCGAGGGGAAAACAACGCCGCGAACATCCAGGGGGAGGACCGTTGATCGGACAAAAAAATTAATGGGAAAGGGAGAGCTCACCACGGCTCGCCCCAGGGTAACGATCCCTCTGCGGGAAAACCTGATCGCGGCAGAACCGGCTTCGTCGGACTGCCGTTCCACCAGGCTGAAGTCGGCCCAGCCGCCCCCCTCCACTGCCACGCGCAACAGGAACGAGGGCACGAAACGCTTCCGGTTGGCAATGACCAGATAGGCAAAGGTCTCCTGGCTGGCATAGATCTCGTCGGGCAGGCGCACCTGGAGCGCGAGGCCGCGGATATTGAGCCATCCCGCAACTCCGGAAACAGTCATGAAACCGAGCAGCGCCGAAACGATGAGATACAGGAGGTTGTTGCCGGTGTTGACCGCAGCGAACCCGATCAGGAGCGTTATGGCGATATAGGCGATGCCGGGCCGGGTCAGCCTCAGGCCAGCGGAACGGGTATGGTGGCGAGGATGGCGTGTAATAGCTCCCCCTTGTCCAGGTTCTCGTTGTCAAAGCCGAGGATCAGGCGGTGCGCACCAACCGGCGCCGCAATCGCCTTCACATCCTCGGGAATGACGTAGTCGCGCCCCTCCAGATAGGCGTGGGCCTTGGCGGTTTCGGCCATGGCAATGGCCCCCCTGGTGGAAACGCCCGACGTCACGGCATGGTGGCTGCGGGTGGCCGCAACGATGGCATGGATGTAGTCAACAACCTTGTCGGACAGGTAGATGGATTCGCGGACCGTCCGCTGGGCCTCGGTGATGTCGTCAACCGTCACGAGCGGCTCCAGGTGGCGGATGCCGTCACGGATGCTCCCTCCCTTGATGATGGCCTTTTCGATGGCCTCGGGCGGGTAGCCGATGCCGCTGCGGACCACGAAGCGGTCCAGTTGCGATTCGGGGAGCGGATAGGTCCCCACCTGCTCCACCGGGTTCTGGGTGGCGATGACCAGGAAAGGCTCGGGCAGCGGGTGGGTGGTGCCTTCCACCGTGACCCGCCGCTCCTCCATTGCCTCCAGAAGCGCGCTCTGGGTCTTGGGCATGACGCGGTTGATCTCGTCCACCAGCACCACGTTGTTGAAGATGGGGCCAGGCATGAAGGTAAAGCGGTTTTCGTCCCTGTTGAGGATGGAGAGGCCTGTGATATCCGAGGGCAGAAGGTCGCTCGTGCACTGGACCCGGCCGAAGGAGAGCCCCAGGGCCCGTGCCAGGGCGAGGGCCAGGGTCGTCTTGCCCAGGCCCGGTATGTCTTCCAGCAGGATGTGCCCGCCGGAAAGGAGCGCGATCACCGACAGACGGATCGCCCGGACCTTGCCCTTGAGGTAGTCGGTGGCCAGCGTGTCGATGACGTTGAGCATTTCAGCGCGCTTCAAGAGGTGCATGAACAGAGCCTTTCAGGAGACGTGGGTCGGAATGCCGCCTTTAATAGTACCACAGGAACAGCGGGAGCGACCGCTTCACTTTTCACACGTTTGCTGCTAAGATACCAACGCCGTCTGCTCAGGGGCAGGGAGCGCGGCAATCCCTTCAAGAACGGACCAGTCATGCGCTACATCAGCACCAGAGGAACCATTCAGCCCATTCGCTTCAAAGACGCGGTCATGATGGGGCTCGCCACCGATGGGGGGCTTCTCCTGCCGGAAACGATACCGGCCATCGACCGGGACACGCTCGCGACATGGAGGACGCTGCCGTTCCAGGAACTCGCCTTCCGGATCATCTCCCGCTACGCCGACGACATCCCGGCCGATGACCTGCGCAGTCTCATCGACCGCTCCTATGCCACCTTCGATCATCCCGACGTGACGCCGGTCGTGGAGCGGGGCGGTCTCCACATCCTCGAGCTCTTCCACGGCCCCACCCTCGCATTCAAGGACGTGGCGCTTCAATTCCTGGGCAACCTCTTCGAATATCTGCTGCAGGAGCGGCACGAACGGATGAACATC of Geobacter anodireducens contains these proteins:
- a CDS encoding TonB-dependent receptor yields the protein MDQLTQTRRSDAPMLWTIALSLALHGALYSVTSLLPRHVAGVEGMQVVSVDLSGSEIRPVAPSPPDSLPAPVPEPVVASDMSLPVENEQPPAEEAAPPPRAVEPPPSPVVQAPPSPLSLGMSRGFFRGIAEGESLRSDVREYYFTLLETINERWWTVASASGMELGRSEAMLTIVMKKSGEMVDVQLVKSTGSPAYDRLILQAVQAANPLPPLPDSYTSELFLAPVRLVAPRGLLFS
- a CDS encoding malic enzyme (NADP-dependent; catalyzes the oxidative decarboxylation of malate to form pyruvate; decarboxylates oxaloacetate); the encoded protein is MRKKQDALDYHSIGRKGKIEVIPSKPCLTQRDLSLAYSPGVAEPCLEIEKNPEDVYTYTAKGNLVAVLSNGTAVLGLGDIGALAGKPVMEGKGVLFKRFADIDVFDIEVDTKDADEIIRVCQLLEPTFGGINLEDIKAPECFYIEEKLKETMNIPVFHDDQHGTAIISGAALINALELVGKKIENIKIVVNGAGASGIACAQMAVELGARKENIILCDTKGVIYKGRTAGMNEYKERFAVETEDRTLEDAFKNADVAYGLSSKGAFTPEMVRDMAPNPIIFAMANPDPEITPEEVAAVRADAIMATGRSDYPNQVNNVLGFPFIFRGALDVRATTINETMKKACVLALAELAKEDCPDSVCRAYGNKKFAYGREYIIPKPFDPRALLRVAPAVARAAMESGVARQPIADMEKYVEHLETLQGKAKETLRLIINKAKTDPKRVVLPEGENEKILRAAQVMIEEGIAYPILLGNREEIRKKIEELNLDLNGGVTIIDPDDSPDTERYSQALFEQRQRKGITLSEARRMIRRRGRTYFGCEMVCHGDADALLSGIDAHYPDIIRPALEVIGKQEGLSSVHGLYLMVFKRGIFLLADTTVCIEPTAEELAETAILAAEKARLLDLDPRIAMLSFSNFGSVNHPQALKCKRAVEIVKQRAPELMIDGEMQADTAVVPDILEAHYPFATLKGGANVLIFPDLNSGNISYKLLTRLGGADAIGPILMGMKKPVHVLQRGDDVMDIVNMAAIAVVDAQNN
- a CDS encoding AAA family ATPase, with protein sequence MHLLKRAEMLNVIDTLATDYLKGKVRAIRLSVIALLSGGHILLEDIPGLGKTTLALALARALGLSFGRVQCTSDLLPSDITGLSILNRDENRFTFMPGPIFNNVVLVDEINRVMPKTQSALLEAMEERRVTVEGTTHPLPEPFLVIATQNPVEQVGTYPLPESQLDRFVVRSGIGYPPEAIEKAIIKGGSIRDGIRHLEPLVTVDDITEAQRTVRESIYLSDKVVDYIHAIVAATRSHHAVTSGVSTRGAIAMAETAKAHAYLEGRDYVIPEDVKAIAAPVGAHRLILGFDNENLDKGELLHAILATIPVPLA